In the Kaistella sp. 97-N-M2 genome, one interval contains:
- a CDS encoding bifunctional UDP-N-acetylmuramoyl-tripeptide:D-alanyl-D-alanine ligase/alanine racemase, giving the protein MNYTTRQLADITGSKLIGEENLSVKQIEFDSRNIYTWANTAFIAINTTKNSGEKYIQFAIEKGVTIIISEHIPENTAQITWIIVENSIKFLQKLAQHHIHQFQVQTIGITGSNGKTIVKEWLYQSLFDKLITVKSPKSFNSQIGLPISLLATNSTHELGIFEVGISKPGEMTVLEGILSPDIGILTHIGSAHSANFESEEQLIHEKLLLFKNSKTIIFNGDNDLVLKLVTELYSSKNLISYGLKNQNDFSLGKSGKIQNKKITVHYSAGEFSIPIQEKDEATLSNALCVIAVLKQFGFEDSEVIKKINSLKAVEMRLESVNGLRNNLIINDSYNLDLDSLMISFQFIHQYNRKSKVLIITDFVEGKDADKLYHQVAALTNQQDFDKIFLIGNEITNFQNFFEAATYTFDNTKDLIESTLLNQIEDSLILLKGARKFEIDRLKTFLELQKHDTVLEVNLNAIIHNINAHKALLKPETKMMAMVKAYSYGLGGYEIAEFLQHHHIDYLGVAYADEGIDLRKNGITTPIMVMNPEQHSYNSIIDYNLEPEIYSFRVLERFNQQLIHKGIQRKYPIHLKLETGMHRLGFKGTEIDLLLKELSSMNVKVKSIFSHLSSSDDAEEQAYTLDQIKTFTENSDRLIFGLNYQPLRHILNSSGIVNYPQYQFDMVRIGIGMVGITSNQKLKKHLRNAVSFKTVISQISEIEAGDSVGYSRNYIAENSTKIATIPVGYADGIPRLITSQQGSVGIHQKLFPIVGNVCMDMMMIDIGEERVNEGEEVIIFNTKPSLEEFAKYCNTIPYEVLTSISRRVKRIYIKD; this is encoded by the coding sequence ATGAATTATACCACAAGACAACTCGCAGACATTACAGGGTCAAAACTAATCGGTGAAGAAAATCTTTCTGTAAAGCAAATTGAATTTGACAGCAGAAACATTTATACGTGGGCAAATACAGCTTTCATAGCAATCAACACCACCAAAAATTCAGGCGAGAAATATATTCAATTTGCGATTGAAAAAGGTGTCACGATAATTATCTCGGAGCACATTCCGGAAAACACCGCACAGATTACCTGGATTATTGTTGAAAATTCCATCAAATTTCTGCAGAAGCTGGCGCAACATCACATTCATCAGTTTCAGGTGCAAACCATTGGTATTACGGGCAGCAACGGCAAAACCATCGTTAAGGAATGGCTTTATCAAAGTCTTTTCGACAAACTTATTACCGTAAAAAGTCCGAAGAGTTTCAATTCGCAAATTGGTTTGCCAATTTCGCTTCTTGCGACTAACAGCACGCACGAACTTGGTATTTTCGAGGTTGGTATTTCGAAACCGGGAGAAATGACGGTTTTAGAAGGCATATTATCGCCCGATATCGGAATTCTGACGCACATTGGCTCAGCACATTCCGCCAATTTCGAGTCGGAAGAGCAATTGATCCACGAGAAGCTTTTACTTTTTAAAAATTCAAAAACCATAATTTTTAACGGAGATAACGACCTGGTTTTAAAACTGGTTACTGAGCTTTACTCCAGTAAAAATTTAATATCATACGGCCTTAAAAACCAAAATGATTTTTCTCTTGGTAAGTCGGGAAAAATTCAAAACAAAAAAATAACAGTTCATTATTCTGCGGGCGAATTTTCAATTCCTATACAGGAAAAAGATGAGGCGACTTTGAGCAACGCGCTGTGTGTAATTGCCGTTTTAAAGCAATTTGGCTTTGAAGATTCTGAGGTCATCAAAAAAATTAATTCTTTAAAAGCTGTAGAAATGCGCTTAGAAAGCGTAAACGGCCTGCGAAACAATTTAATCATCAACGATTCTTATAATTTAGATTTGGATTCGCTGATGATTTCTTTTCAGTTTATTCATCAATATAATAGAAAAAGTAAAGTTTTAATTATAACAGATTTTGTGGAAGGTAAAGATGCAGACAAGCTTTACCATCAGGTCGCCGCGTTGACAAATCAACAGGATTTTGATAAAATTTTTTTAATCGGAAACGAAATTACTAATTTTCAAAACTTTTTCGAAGCTGCAACTTATACTTTCGATAACACAAAGGATCTTATTGAAAGTACGCTGCTTAATCAGATTGAAGATTCTTTAATTTTGCTAAAAGGCGCGCGAAAATTCGAAATTGACCGCCTAAAGACTTTTTTAGAATTACAGAAACACGACACGGTGTTGGAAGTTAATTTAAATGCCATTATTCACAACATCAACGCCCATAAAGCTTTATTAAAGCCCGAAACGAAGATGATGGCAATGGTAAAAGCATATTCTTACGGTCTCGGTGGATATGAAATTGCCGAATTTTTGCAGCATCACCACATCGATTATCTTGGTGTTGCCTACGCAGACGAAGGAATTGACCTCCGAAAAAATGGAATTACCACCCCGATCATGGTCATGAATCCCGAGCAGCACAGCTATAACAGCATTATTGATTACAACCTGGAGCCGGAGATTTATAGTTTTCGTGTTTTGGAGCGATTCAATCAACAGCTCATCCACAAAGGAATTCAGCGAAAATATCCCATCCATTTAAAACTGGAAACCGGCATGCACCGTTTGGGTTTTAAAGGAACCGAAATTGACTTACTTTTAAAGGAACTCAGTTCCATGAATGTAAAGGTAAAGTCGATATTCAGTCATCTGTCGTCCTCCGACGATGCTGAAGAACAAGCATACACGCTCGACCAAATCAAAACTTTTACCGAAAATTCCGACCGTTTAATTTTTGGTTTAAATTATCAGCCGCTACGTCACATTTTAAATTCTTCCGGGATTGTTAATTATCCTCAATATCAATTTGACATGGTTCGGATCGGAATTGGAATGGTTGGGATAACCTCCAACCAAAAACTGAAAAAACACCTTCGAAATGCAGTAAGTTTCAAAACGGTGATTTCGCAAATTTCAGAAATCGAGGCCGGAGATTCCGTGGGATACAGCAGAAACTACATTGCCGAAAACTCCACAAAAATTGCAACAATCCCCGTAGGATATGCCGATGGGATTCCGCGATTGATTACAAGTCAGCAGGGTTCAGTCGGAATCCATCAGAAACTGTTTCCCATCGTCGGAAATGTCTGCATGGACATGATGATGATCGATATTGGAGAAGAAAGGGTAAATGAAGGGGAAGAAGTCATCATTTTTAATACTAAACCTTCTCTGGAGGAATTTGCAAAATATTGCAACACGATACCCTACGAGGTTTTAACCTCCATCTCCCGTCGTGTAAAAAGAATTTATATTAAAGACTAA
- a CDS encoding thymidine kinase, which yields MFLENTINHAKQSGWMEVICGSMFSGKTEELIRRLRRAEMAGQNVEIFKPKLDVRYADAEVVSHNQTKIRSTPVESPAEILLLGSNCDVVGIDEAQFFDESIVDVANKLANSGIRVVIAGLDMDFMGRPFGSIPNLMATAEYVTKVHAICKRTGNLANYSMRISASKDLVELGETESYEAVSRKVFNDEFVNKSS from the coding sequence ATGTTTTTAGAAAATACAATTAATCACGCAAAACAAAGCGGCTGGATGGAGGTCATCTGCGGCTCGATGTTTTCGGGGAAAACCGAAGAACTTATCCGGCGGTTACGGCGTGCAGAAATGGCAGGTCAAAACGTAGAAATCTTTAAACCAAAATTAGACGTTAGGTATGCGGATGCAGAAGTTGTTTCCCATAATCAAACCAAGATAAGAAGCACTCCTGTAGAAAGCCCGGCCGAAATCTTACTTCTCGGTTCCAATTGCGATGTGGTGGGAATTGACGAAGCTCAGTTTTTTGATGAAAGTATTGTGGACGTAGCGAATAAATTGGCTAACAGTGGTATACGCGTGGTGATTGCAGGTTTGGATATGGATTTTATGGGCCGTCCTTTTGGTTCAATTCCGAACTTGATGGCCACCGCTGAATATGTGACGAAAGTACACGCAATCTGCAAACGAACAGGAAATTTAGCCAACTACTCCATGCGTATCTCTGCGAGCAAAGATCTGGTTGAACTTGGCGAAACAGAAAGCTATGAAGCGGTAAGCAGAAAAGTTTTCAACGACGAATTTGTGAACAAAAGCTCATGA